The following are from one region of the Strix uralensis isolate ZFMK-TIS-50842 chromosome 4, bStrUra1, whole genome shotgun sequence genome:
- the LOC141942425 gene encoding uncharacterized protein LOC141942425 isoform X1, with product MAESCPQYECVYMSTDLKEKARHFTLRFFELCIDKCISLSTESVFLGRGLNPAELEHCWEAPSFYMCCFFRKEGKMSAWPSPLLWSLTTACLTGIALGQTTTTQVPTASTPAPASETTTQVPIASSLVPPSATATTASAPPTATAALSAGVASTPANLVVSPAVPSADPSTKKPAQTLPATMGVTVLISGSTATSQASAGPMAASTSTPASPPGVTTSPGVPSAASFLTTAKPSNCSGVNVTACARCSPGTFPSEGTLSCSCCTGGSCIDPSACTSCPLGHYQPESGQLSCLPCPQGHYTNFTRSTACLPCPPGHYANESGAAACRACEKGYFSSKENAAFCLPCLPGSFCNTTSCTVCPPCPGGQEALQAAAGDCTPCSPGTFKGPSDNKCKLCRTGEYQLQWGKESCDLCPENHYCPSPDVNPVKCPPDAFCPAGSAEPAYCMELFLYKAGDSCQLTPLMVVLLAIFSAGGILAVFLIILRRRQEYSKKSLKSLLLPQGSGQHTTYGGTEHTEPVYAGW from the exons ATGGCTGAAAGCTGCCCGCAGTATGAATGTGTGTATATGAGCACTGACTTGAAGGAAAAGGCAAGACACTTTACCTTGAGATTCTTTGAGCTATGTATTGACAAATGCATCTCCCTTTCCACAGAGTCCGTTTTTCTGGGTCGTGGTTTGAATCCTGCAGAGCTGGAGCACTGTTGGGAGGCCCCATCCTTTTATATGTGCTGTTTTTTCAGGAAGGAG GGAAAAATGAGTGCCTGGCCTTCTCCTCTGCTTTGGAGCTTAACCACAGCGTGTTTAACAG GTATTGCTTTAGGCCAGACAACCACCACCCAGGTCCCTACTGCATCAACCCCAGCACCTGCCAGTGAAACCACCACCCAGGTCCCCATTGCATCAAGCCTGGTACCTCCCAGTGCAACCGCCACCACGGCCTCTGCTCCCCCAACTGCCACTGCAGCATTGTCGGCTGGCGTGGCGTCAACCCCTGCAAACCTTGTTGTGTCCCCAGCAGTGCCGTCTGCTGATCCAAGCACAAAAAAGCCTGCTCAGACTCTGCCCGCCACCATGGGTGTGACTGTCCTCATCTCTGGCAGCACGGCCACCTCTCAAGCATCTGCAGGACCGATGGCTGCATCCACCAGCACCCCAGCGTCCCCTCCAGGTGTGACAACATCTCCTGGGGTCCCGTCAGCAGCTTCGTTCCTCACCACTGCCAAGCCCTCAAACTGCAGCGGTGTGAATGTGACAGCCtgtgcccgctgctccccagggacGTTTCCCAGCGAAG GCACCTTGAGCTGCTCGTGCTGCACAGGGGGCTCATGCATAGACCCCAGTGCCTGCACCTCCTGCCCGCTGGGCCACTACCAGCCTGAAAGTGGGCAACTGTCGTGCCTGCCTTGTCCGCAGGGCCATTACACCAA CTTCACAAGGAGCACCGCATGCCTTCCCTGCCCGCCTGGCCATTACGCTAATGAGTctggggctgcagcctgcagagcatGTGAGAAAG GGTATTTTAGCTCCaaggaaaatgcagctttttgTCTGCCTTGTCTCCCTGGATCATTTTGCAA caccaccagctgcACGGTGTGTCCGCCTTGTCCTGGTGGGCAAGAGGCTCTTCAGGCTGCGGCGGGGGACTGCACGCCTTGCTCGCCAG GTACGTTCAAAGGTCCCAGCGACAACAaatgcaagctctgcaggacaggaGAATACCAGTTACAGTGGGGCAAGGAGAGCTGTGACCTGTGCCCAGAAAATCACTACTGCCCT AGCCCAGATGTGAACCCAGTCAAGTGCCCTCCTGACGCCTTCTGCCCCGCAGGCAGCGCTGAGCCAGCGTACTGCATGGAGCTCTTCCTTTACAAGGCAGGGGACTCCTGCCAGCTGACTCCACTGATGGTCGTTCTCCTGGCCATCTTCTCAGCAG
- the LOC141942425 gene encoding uncharacterized protein LOC141942425 isoform X2 encodes MVLDLLLRNLRRFLHLALRTFESVFLGRGLNPAELEHCWEAPSFYMCCFFRKEGKMSAWPSPLLWSLTTACLTGIALGQTTTTQVPTASTPAPASETTTQVPIASSLVPPSATATTASAPPTATAALSAGVASTPANLVVSPAVPSADPSTKKPAQTLPATMGVTVLISGSTATSQASAGPMAASTSTPASPPGVTTSPGVPSAASFLTTAKPSNCSGVNVTACARCSPGTFPSEGTLSCSCCTGGSCIDPSACTSCPLGHYQPESGQLSCLPCPQGHYTNFTRSTACLPCPPGHYANESGAAACRACEKGYFSSKENAAFCLPCLPGSFCNTTSCTVCPPCPGGQEALQAAAGDCTPCSPGTFKGPSDNKCKLCRTGEYQLQWGKESCDLCPENHYCPSPDVNPVKCPPDAFCPAGSAEPAYCMELFLYKAGDSCQLTPLMVVLLAIFSAGGILAVFLIILRRRQEYSKKSLKSLLLPQGSGQHTTYGGTEHTEPVYAGW; translated from the exons ATGGTACTAGACCTTCTCCTGAGGAACTTGAGGAGATTCCTTCATCTGGCTCTCAGAACATTTG AGTCCGTTTTTCTGGGTCGTGGTTTGAATCCTGCAGAGCTGGAGCACTGTTGGGAGGCCCCATCCTTTTATATGTGCTGTTTTTTCAGGAAGGAG GGAAAAATGAGTGCCTGGCCTTCTCCTCTGCTTTGGAGCTTAACCACAGCGTGTTTAACAG GTATTGCTTTAGGCCAGACAACCACCACCCAGGTCCCTACTGCATCAACCCCAGCACCTGCCAGTGAAACCACCACCCAGGTCCCCATTGCATCAAGCCTGGTACCTCCCAGTGCAACCGCCACCACGGCCTCTGCTCCCCCAACTGCCACTGCAGCATTGTCGGCTGGCGTGGCGTCAACCCCTGCAAACCTTGTTGTGTCCCCAGCAGTGCCGTCTGCTGATCCAAGCACAAAAAAGCCTGCTCAGACTCTGCCCGCCACCATGGGTGTGACTGTCCTCATCTCTGGCAGCACGGCCACCTCTCAAGCATCTGCAGGACCGATGGCTGCATCCACCAGCACCCCAGCGTCCCCTCCAGGTGTGACAACATCTCCTGGGGTCCCGTCAGCAGCTTCGTTCCTCACCACTGCCAAGCCCTCAAACTGCAGCGGTGTGAATGTGACAGCCtgtgcccgctgctccccagggacGTTTCCCAGCGAAG GCACCTTGAGCTGCTCGTGCTGCACAGGGGGCTCATGCATAGACCCCAGTGCCTGCACCTCCTGCCCGCTGGGCCACTACCAGCCTGAAAGTGGGCAACTGTCGTGCCTGCCTTGTCCGCAGGGCCATTACACCAA CTTCACAAGGAGCACCGCATGCCTTCCCTGCCCGCCTGGCCATTACGCTAATGAGTctggggctgcagcctgcagagcatGTGAGAAAG GGTATTTTAGCTCCaaggaaaatgcagctttttgTCTGCCTTGTCTCCCTGGATCATTTTGCAA caccaccagctgcACGGTGTGTCCGCCTTGTCCTGGTGGGCAAGAGGCTCTTCAGGCTGCGGCGGGGGACTGCACGCCTTGCTCGCCAG GTACGTTCAAAGGTCCCAGCGACAACAaatgcaagctctgcaggacaggaGAATACCAGTTACAGTGGGGCAAGGAGAGCTGTGACCTGTGCCCAGAAAATCACTACTGCCCT AGCCCAGATGTGAACCCAGTCAAGTGCCCTCCTGACGCCTTCTGCCCCGCAGGCAGCGCTGAGCCAGCGTACTGCATGGAGCTCTTCCTTTACAAGGCAGGGGACTCCTGCCAGCTGACTCCACTGATGGTCGTTCTCCTGGCCATCTTCTCAGCAG